The DNA region ATAAAAATAATAAACGCTTAAAAAAAATAGACAATAACGCCTTTATAAAAACAGTAATACAAAAAATTGAACAACATCTTTAAAAATAATCAATGAAAAAAATTGTATCTATTGTTTTAATTTTAAGTCTACACTTTGTTTCTGCACAAAATGCTACTGAAAAAATTACTATTGACTACGGTAATACCAGCATTAAAGATGTGTTAAAGAGAATTGAAGAAAAAACCAATTACAAATTTTATTATATTGACAATTGGTTTAATGATAACTATAGAATTTCTGGACAATACAACGAAACTAAACTCTCTACCATTTTAGATGATATTTTTGAACAAACATTAATAAACTATTATATAACAAAAGATAATAGAATAATTCTTACTCAAAACAATGTTATATATGACAAGCTTCCAAGTGTCTTTTTTGAAAAAGACAAAAATGAAGTTTTAGAGGAAATCGAAAATAAAAAACCGGTTTTTATTACTCAAAATAAAGCTCAAGCTAGAAGGCAAATAAAAACGATTAGAATTGGTAAAGAAAATAAGAATTCAGGTCTGAAAAAATTTACGCTCAGGGGTAAAGTTGTACATGCAGAGTCTAAACAACCTATACCAAACTTGGTCTTAAGCGTGCCAAGTAAAAAAATAAATTCGTTAACGGATATCGATGGAAACTATACTATAGAACTGCCAATGGGTGTCAATAATTTAGTATTAAAATCATTAGGAATGCTTGATATTAATGCTAAGGTAATTATATACAATAATGGAGTTTACAACTTTAGTATGGCTGACAATCCTGAAATGTTGAATGAAATAATTATTGACGTAAATAGAGATAAAAATATAAAGGAATCGATTACAGGTATTACAAAGATTCAAATTGAGAATGTAAAAACCGTTCCCTTGGTTCTTGGTGAGAGAGATGTTTTGAAAATAGCAACAACACTACCTGGAATTTCAACTGCTGGTGAAGCTGCAGCTGGTTATAATGTAAGAGGTGGTAGAACCGATCAAAATCTAATTCTTTTAGATGATGGTGTAATTTATAACCCTACTCATTTTTTTGGTATTTTTTCTGCTCTAAACCCTTATACAACGGGTGATTTAGAAATATATAAAGGAAATATTCCCGCTAAATTTGGGGGCAGATTATCTTCAGTTTTTGACATATCAACAAAAAAAGGGAGTACTGAAAAATTTAAGGGCGAAGGTTCAATTGGGCCCGTTACTGGTAATTTAACCTTTGAAATTCCAATTGTAAAAGATAAATCATCACTAATTGTAGGTGCAAGAGCCACTTATTCTGATTGGCTATTAAAAGCAACCAATGAAAAAAAACTGGAAAACAGCAAAGCTTCATTTTATGATGCAATTCTAAAATACACACATCAGTTCAATGAGAATAATGATTTTTCTGCAACTGCATATTACAGTGACGATAAATTCAGTATTGCATCAGACTCTCTTTACGGCTATAACAATACTTTAGTATCTATGCGGTGGAATCATAGATTTAATGATAAAAATAAAGCAAGTCTTATTTTGGCACATAGTAATTATGATTTTGATATTAATTATGACAATAATAACGGTAATAGCAATTTTAATTTTGCTTATAATGTCAAAGAAACTGAGCTAAAGCTATTACTATCATATAAACCAAATAATAAGCACACCTTAGACTATGGAATCTCTGGTAAACTTTACAACAACAGTCCTGGTAAAAAAACACCAAGAGGAAATAGCTCTATTGTTGAGACTACTTCCGTAGACAAAGAGCGTGCCCTTGAGTCGGCATTATTCATTTCCGATAATTTTGAAATTAGTGAAAATTTATCTCTAAACGCTGGTTTAAGATATTCTTATTATGCTTTTTTGGGAGAAGCAAATCAAACAGTTTATGCTGATAATTTACCAATAAACGAAGAAACAGCAATTAACACCTTAAGCTTTGGTAAAAATGAAGTAGTAAAAAATTATGGAGGTCCTGAAATCAGACTTTCGGCAAGATATTCTTTAAATCCTAGTTTTTCAGTAAAGGCGAGTTATAATAATAATTATCAATTTATCCACACATTGTCTAACAATACAACTGCCTCTCCAACTGATACTTGGAAACTTTCTGACTATAACATTAAGCCTCAAAAAGCTCAACAATTTGCCTTAGGACTATATAAAAACATTGACGGAAACACTTATGAATTAAGTTTGGAATCTTATTATAAAAAACTAAAAAACACATTAGATTATAAGGTTGGAGCAGAATTGCTATTAAACAATTCCATAGAAACGGAAATATTGCAAGGGGATGGAAAAGCTTATGGTTTAGAGTTTTTAGTCAAAAAAAACAAAGGAAAATTAAATGGATGGATTGGTTATACGTATTCAAAATCACAAGTAAAATTAGATAGCGAGTTTAGTGAAAATCGTGTAAACAATGGTATGTATTTTGACTCAAACTATGATAAACCACATGATTTTAGCCTTGTCGCAAATTATAAACTAACAAAGCGTTTTAGTTTTTCTGCAAATTTTGTTTATCAAACCGGAAGACCTGTTACCTACCCAATAGGTAAATACGAGTATGAAGGTGAACAATATGTGTTTTACAGTGAAAGAAACAAATTTAGAGTGCCAGATTACTACCGATTAGATTTAGGTATTAACATAGAAGGTAATCATAAAATAAAAAAACTGGCACACAGCTTTTGGAACATTTCCGTTTATAATGTCTTGGGTAGAAACAATCCTTTTTCTGTGTTTTTTGTTACGGATAATGGAAATGTCAAAGGGTATAAAAGTTCAATTTTTTCTGTTCCAGTTCCTACAATTACTTATAATTTTAAATTTTAAGATGCGATACTATTAGATGAAAAAGATAAAAATACATATCATAGTATTACTTTTAACTCTAGGGTTTTTAACTAATTCGTGTATAGAATCATTTGATGTACAAACACTAGGGTTTGAAGATGCACTTGTTGTTGAAGCTTTGATTACCAATGAATTTAAAACGCATCAAATTAAACTTTCCAATTCTTTTAAATTTGAAGAGTTTACACCACCCCCAGAAACCAATGCAGTTATATACATAGCTGATGACATAGGTGGTAGAATAGATTTTACAGAAACTTTTGAGGCAGGTGTATATAGTTCTGATATTCCTTTTGCGGCTGAAGCTGGAAAAGAATATCAATTGTTCATAACAACATCTGATAATAAATCATATGAGTCAAAAGCGGTAACGTTAACCAATATAACGCAAATTGACAAAGTATATGCCGAACGAGATACAAATAATTTAAACGAAGATGGTGTGTCAATTTTTGTAGATAGCTATGATGCCACTGGTAATTCTAGGTACTATAGGTATGAATACGAAGAAACTTATAAAATTGTGGCACCCAGATGGTCACCTGTCGATTTAGTTATTGTAACTGGACCTCCATACGAATATCCGGTTTCATTTGATTATGTTAGTAAAACTACTGAGCAAAAAACATGTTATAATACAAAATTTTCAAATGGAATTGTAATTACTGAAACTACTGATTTGGCTGAGGACAAAGTAGAAAAGTTTAATGTACGATTTCTTAAAAGTATCAATCCAGTTATTTCACATCGTTACAGTATATTGGTAAAACAATATGTACAATCAATCGATGCTTACACTTATTATCAAACGCTTAAAAAACTGTCTTCTTCTCAAAATGGTATAACTCAAAACCAACCAGGGTTTATAGAAGGTAATATACGTTCTTCAACTGGGTCTGATGAAAAAGTTATAGGAATTTTTGAAGTTTCTTCCGTTTCTGAAAAAAGAATGTTTTTTAATTATAAAGACTTATTTGAGGGAGAAGCATTGCCCCCTTATTTCACATTGTGCGAAATAACCACGCCTTCAATTGAACCTGATGAGAATGTAGGACCTCAATTACCTGGGCTTCTTTATGGTGGAGAAGTAAAATATTATGATTTGAATGGTAGTTATCCTGAACAAGATGATGTGTCTATTGGTCCATTTAATATGGTACCCACCTCCTGTGGAGATTGTACAAGACTAGGAACAAATGTTAAACCAGATTTTTGGTATGAATAAATATATTTACATAATTTTATTTTTTTTGTGCGTATGCTCTAACAAATTAATTGCTCAAAATAGCACTGACTCTACAATACCTCAAGAAAATGTTTTTATACATTTTAACACTAGCTTTTTAGTTACTGGTGAGAGTATTTATTATAAGCTATACTGCTTAAATACTAAAACTGAAAAATTAAGTACGCTAAGCAAAATAGCCTATGTTGAGCTAATAGACAAAGATTTAAAATCCGTTTTTAAACATAAAATCAGATTGAAGAATGGTACTGGTTTTGGAGATTTTTTTATCCCAACTTCCATTTCATCAGGTAACTATAAACTGATAGCATATACGCAATGGATGCGTAATTGGACTGATAATTATTTTCAAAATGACATTAGTATTGTCAATCCATTTGAAGAAAACCAATCGGATATCCTTGTTAAAAATGATTCAACTTATATACCAAAGAGTAAAATAATCAATCCAATAAAGACCGTTGCAAAACAAAAAGTTGCAGCTAATGGTTTATCATTATCCATTGAAAAAAAGAACTTTGGTAAAAGGGAAAAAGTTGTACTGAATATTCTAAACTCTGATTTGGAAAATTCTTCTGGAGATTATTCTATTTCGGTAAACAAGCTCGACTCCATCACAATCCCTGAGATGGCTTCCTCAATCAATTATAAGAAACTATTTGAACAGACAAAGCTTAAAAGTACAACATTTTTACCCGAATTAAGAGGTGAATTAATTAGCGGAAAGGTTCTGGATTCTAATAAAAAACCTATACAAAATAGTAAAGTGGCAATATCTATCCCAGGAAAAAACTTTTTATTCAAAGTTGCCACAACTAATAATAAAGGCTCTTTTTATACCTATCTTAATGATTCTTATGAAAATGATAATGCAATCTTTCAAGTTTTAGATAATAGAACAAATGAAAATCAACATATACTTGTGGATAGCATTACAAATATGGATTTAAAAAATTTGCATTTTACAGATTTTAGTATTTCACAAGATATGCAAAGCATAATACTTAACCGTAGTATTCAGAGTCAAATTGAAAATTCATACGCTACCATTAAATTAAATGTTGAAGACAGTATTTTACCTATAAAACCATTCTACGAATCTAAAATTTTCAAAACTTATACTTTGGACGATTACACTCGATTTCCTACAGTAAAAGAAACAGTAGTAGAGATTATGCCTGAAGTATTTACAAAAACGCGTAAAAATAAAAGTACATTACATGTATTGGTTTACTTAGATCAAGTAAATTCCGAAACACTACCTATGATAATTATTGATGGTGTATTAGTGCAAAATCATGAAGAATTATTAGCATACAATGCCAATAGTATTGACAAAATACATGTTGTTAAATCTCAATACTTATATGGAACTCAAATATACGAGGGCATTATTGCTATTGAAACAAAAAGTGGGAATTATACTACTTCTGCACAGGGCAATTTTATTAAATACGTAAATCTATTTAAACCCCTACCCAAAAAAACGTATTATAAACAAGTTTATGAAAACGATTTAAAATTTGACAGAATACCAGATTACAGAAATTTATTACTTTGGCGTCCAAATTTAACTTTATATGAAAAAGATAATGAATTATCCTTTTACTCCTCTGATGTGCCAGGGTATTATCAAATAAGGTTAGAAGGATTTAATAAAAAGGGGCTGCCTGTTAGTTTGCAGGAAATTATAAAAGTCAACTAATCTTTATTAATTTTATTACATCAAGCTCAACAAATTTTGGATAGCTGACTATTAATTACTAAGTCTAGGGTTAATTTAGAAGGTTATCATAAAGTGATGATGAAATTTATTAAATGAAAAAATTAAAAATACATATAATTATATTGTTTTTTACCCTAGGGTTTTCAACTAATTCATGCATAGACCCATTTGATGTACAGACTTTAGGATTTGAAGATGCCCTTGTTGTAGAGGCTTTGATTACTAACGAATTTAAAACGCATCAAATTAAGCTTTCTAACTCTTTTAAGTTTGAAGATTTTGT from Aureibaculum sp. 2308TA14-22 includes:
- a CDS encoding DUF4249 domain-containing protein, with amino-acid sequence MKKIKIHIIVLLLTLGFLTNSCIESFDVQTLGFEDALVVEALITNEFKTHQIKLSNSFKFEEFTPPPETNAVIYIADDIGGRIDFTETFEAGVYSSDIPFAAEAGKEYQLFITTSDNKSYESKAVTLTNITQIDKVYAERDTNNLNEDGVSIFVDSYDATGNSRYYRYEYEETYKIVAPRWSPVDLVIVTGPPYEYPVSFDYVSKTTEQKTCYNTKFSNGIVITETTDLAEDKVEKFNVRFLKSINPVISHRYSILVKQYVQSIDAYTYYQTLKKLSSSQNGITQNQPGFIEGNIRSSTGSDEKVIGIFEVSSVSEKRMFFNYKDLFEGEALPPYFTLCEITTPSIEPDENVGPQLPGLLYGGEVKYYDLNGSYPEQDDVSIGPFNMVPTSCGDCTRLGTNVKPDFWYE
- a CDS encoding TonB-dependent receptor yields the protein MKKIVSIVLILSLHFVSAQNATEKITIDYGNTSIKDVLKRIEEKTNYKFYYIDNWFNDNYRISGQYNETKLSTILDDIFEQTLINYYITKDNRIILTQNNVIYDKLPSVFFEKDKNEVLEEIENKKPVFITQNKAQARRQIKTIRIGKENKNSGLKKFTLRGKVVHAESKQPIPNLVLSVPSKKINSLTDIDGNYTIELPMGVNNLVLKSLGMLDINAKVIIYNNGVYNFSMADNPEMLNEIIIDVNRDKNIKESITGITKIQIENVKTVPLVLGERDVLKIATTLPGISTAGEAAAGYNVRGGRTDQNLILLDDGVIYNPTHFFGIFSALNPYTTGDLEIYKGNIPAKFGGRLSSVFDISTKKGSTEKFKGEGSIGPVTGNLTFEIPIVKDKSSLIVGARATYSDWLLKATNEKKLENSKASFYDAILKYTHQFNENNDFSATAYYSDDKFSIASDSLYGYNNTLVSMRWNHRFNDKNKASLILAHSNYDFDINYDNNNGNSNFNFAYNVKETELKLLLSYKPNNKHTLDYGISGKLYNNSPGKKTPRGNSSIVETTSVDKERALESALFISDNFEISENLSLNAGLRYSYYAFLGEANQTVYADNLPINEETAINTLSFGKNEVVKNYGGPEIRLSARYSLNPSFSVKASYNNNYQFIHTLSNNTTASPTDTWKLSDYNIKPQKAQQFALGLYKNIDGNTYELSLESYYKKLKNTLDYKVGAELLLNNSIETEILQGDGKAYGLEFLVKKNKGKLNGWIGYTYSKSQVKLDSEFSENRVNNGMYFDSNYDKPHDFSLVANYKLTKRFSFSANFVYQTGRPVTYPIGKYEYEGEQYVFYSERNKFRVPDYYRLDLGINIEGNHKIKKLAHSFWNISVYNVLGRNNPFSVFFVTDNGNVKGYKSSIFSVPVPTITYNFKF